The following proteins come from a genomic window of Scylla paramamosain isolate STU-SP2022 chromosome 46, ASM3559412v1, whole genome shotgun sequence:
- the LOC135094716 gene encoding potassium channel subfamily K member 16-like, which produces MATERGRGPSRHPHPHGHPQPHPHEYPHHPRDAPQPHGHPHVYRKPLGEKIKDCCRSTIAFVFSNVGVCGLMVGYTIMGAFLFSHIEKEEEEDGTEVVIDADDLRNKTIERLWNVTVALNVLDEGNWRSNVTGIVKYYQKEVVDLVGNGWTGETTTIKSKWSIEGGFLYSLTVITTIGYGHISPNTQLGKVMTIVYTMFGMPVFLLYMANMGDILAKSLKWTYAKICICRRPAPRYDPSVAWRSADVALRAPVGGEEVASIESWNAEGEPERTDVANVNIPITVSLVIMVALLYGGTLLFEKYEDWDPLTAFYFCFISLTTIGFGDYVPGLSTTAPDAEGDEAVKDTSFIYCSLYLMFGLALLSMCFNLMQEEVVHKITACLNAVRFFKRRDGD; this is translated from the exons atggCAACAGAGAGAGGTAGAGGGCCATCACGCCACCCACACCCTCACGGCCACCCCCAGCCACACCCACACGAATACCCACACCACCCGAGGGACGCCCCACAGCCACACGGGCACCCACACGTGTACCGCAAACCCTTGGGAGAGAAAATCAAGGACTGCTGTAGATCCACAATAGCCTTTGTGTTCAGTaacgtgggtgtgtgtggactGATGGTCGGGTATACAATAATGGgcgcctttctcttctcccatatagaaaaggaggaagaggaggatgggacgGAGGTGGTAATAGATGCGGATGATTTAAGGAATAAGACGATAGAGCGCCTGTGGAATGTGACAGTGGCTCTCAATGTTCTGGATGAAGGAAACTGGCGGAGCAACGTAACggggattgtgaaatattaccaGAAGGAAGTGGTGGACCTCGTGGGCAATGGCTGGACCGGGGAGACTACGACTATTAAGAGCAAGTGGAGTATCGAAGGGGGGTTTCTATACTCCCTCACTGTTATCACTACTATTG GCTACGGGCACATCTCGCCGAACACACAGCTGGGGAAGGTGATGACAATCGTGTACACCATGTTTGGGATGCCGGTGTTCCTCCTATACATGGCTAATATGGGAGACATTTTAGCAAAGAGCCTTAAATGGACTTATGCTAAAATCTGCATCTGCCGCCGCCCTGCCCCTCGCTATGACCCCAGTGTTGCGTGGCGCTCCGCTGACGTGGCCCTGAGAGCTCCTGTGGGTGGCGAGGAGGTGGCATCAATAGAAAGCTGGAATGCTGAAGGGGAACCGGAGCGCACTGATGTAGCCAATGTGAATATACCTATTACAGTGTCTTTAGTTATCATGGTAGCCTTACTGTACGGGGGAACGCTGCTGTTTGAGAAATACGAGGACTGGGACCCACTCACAGCTTTCTATTTCTGCTTCATCTCTCTCACTACCATTGGCTTCGGTGATTATGTGCCTGGCTTGTCCACCACGGCTCCTGATGCTGAGGGGGACGAGGCAGTCAAAGATACCAGTTTTATCTACTGTTCCTTGTATCTTATGTTCGGTCTGGCGTtgctttccatgtgttttaATTTGATGCAGGAGGAAGTCGTGCACAAAATCACTGCCTGTTTAAATGCTGTTAGGTTCTTCAAAAGGCGTGATGGGGATTAG